Proteins encoded in a region of the Solanum dulcamara chromosome 9, daSolDulc1.2, whole genome shotgun sequence genome:
- the LOC129902430 gene encoding uncharacterized protein LOC129902430, which yields MERSEPALVPEWLRSTGSVTGGGSSSPHFATSSLHSDVTLSTLSSRNRSPRSVSDKDSPRSVFLDRSSSSNSRRSSSGTSSKHPYSSFNRNHRDKNREREKERPGTVDLWDHDTSDPLGNILAGRVDKNSLRRSQSLVSRKPGEFLPRRTEDSKSGISSTHNSGNGIHSGGSSSFNGNQKAAFEKDFPSLGIEERQVTRVSSPGLSSAVQSLPIGNSALLGADKWTSALAEVPPIIGSIGMGSSASQQSVAVVPTPSASSGTASLNMAEALSQAPPRARATSQIPDKTQRLEELAIKQSRQLIPVIPSMAKVSVSSSADKSKQPKSTARTNEMVGIAKSSMQQPFSTQIANQPRSGQVRAEAPATSHGKTLLVLKSGRENGVTSLSKEASNPANNTGSRLANCPPAVAPSAPAVTSPTSRVTSLETKAAALSLKPRSTAEKRSSLSQAQSRSDFFNLMRKKTSNSSTALPDSGMASSNSREQSCLKTKDEDSASLSPCVSENGSERTSNGDPHEAQNHVQRHNDVEQNNSPINGSVYPDEKEAAFLRSLGWDENAVEEEGLTEEEINAFYQEYMKLKPSLKVYKGVQPKCLMLPELHFATNPGTASSNSTSSESDA from the exons ATGGAAAGGAGTGAACCAGCATTAGTTCCAGAatggttgagaagtactggaagTGTTACTGGGGGTGGCTCTTCAAGTCCCCACTTTGCAACCTCTTCTTTGCATTCAG ATGTTACTTTATCCACACTATCTTCTCGCAATAGATCTCCTAGGAGTGTTAGTGACAAAGATAGCCCACGTTCTGTGTTTTTGGATCGCAGTTCATCATCAAATTCTAGGCGTAGCTCTAGTGGTACTAGTTCAAAGCATCCGTACAGTAGTTTTAATAGAAATCATCGTGATAAAAAtcgagaaagagagaaagaaagaccAGGTACTGTTGATCTATGGGATCATGACACATCTGATCCTCTTGGGAACATCTTAGCTGGTAGAGTTGATAAGAACAGCTTGAGACGCTCTCAGTCGCTGGTGTCCAGGAAACCTGGTGAGTTCTTGCCCCGCAGGACTGAGGACTCTAAAAGTGGTATCAGTAGCACCCATAATAGTGGCAATGGTATTCATTCTGGGGGAAGTAGTAGTTTTAACGGTAACCAGAAGGCAGCATTTGAAAAAGATTTTCCTTCTCTTGGGATTGAAGAGAGGCAGGTAACCAGAGTTTCATCACCTGGTTTGAGCTCAGCAGTCCAAAGTTTGCCAATTGGGAACTCGGCTTTGCTTGGTGCTGATAAATGGACCTCAGCATTGGCAGAGGTGCCTCCTATAATTGGCAGCATCGGTATGGGGAGCTCAGCTTCTCAACAAAGTGTTGCTGTAGTTCCAACACCTAGCGCTTCAAGTGGGACGGCTAGTCTTAACATGGCTGAAGCATTGTCACAAGCACCACCGCGCGCTCGTGCTACCAGCCAg ATCCCTGATAAGACACAGAGGCTTGAGGAATTAGCTATAAAGCAATCCAGACAGTTGATACCTGTGATACCTTCAATGGCTAAAGTTTCG GTATCCAGTTCTGCTGATAAATCAAAGCAACCAAAATCCACAGCTAGGACAAATGAGATGGTTGGAATAGCTAAGAGTAGTATGCAACAACCTTTTTCCACTCAAATTGCTAATCAGCCCCGTAGTGGACAAGTCAGAGCGGAAGCTCCAGCTACCTCTCATGGCAAAACTCTTCTGGTTCTGAAGTCAGGACGGGAAAATGGTGTCACCTCTTTGTCAAAAGAAGCATCGAATCCAGCTAACAACACTGGCAGTAGACTAGCTAATTGCCCTCCTGCAGTGGCTCCTTCAGCTCCTGCTGTGACCAGTCCAACTTCAAGGGTAACTTCCCTTGAAACCAAGGCTGCCGCATTGTCACTGAAGCCACGATCTACTGCAGAGAAGAGATCTTCCCTGTCTCAAGCCCAGAGCAGGAGTGATTTTTTCAATCTAATGAGGAAGAAGACTTCAAATTCTTCTACTGCCCTTCCAGACTCTGGTATGGCTTCATCTAACAGTAGGGAGCAGTCTTGTCTTAAAACTAAAGATGAGGATAGTGCCTCTTTGAGTCCTTGTGTTTCTGAAAATGGAAGTGAGAGAACCAGCAATGGAGACCCTCATGAAGCTCAAAACCATGTTCAAAGACATAATGATGTTGAGCAGAACAACTCGCCCATAAATGGATCGGTATATCCTGATGAAAAAGAGGCTGCTTTCCTACGTTCTCTTGGTTGGGATGAAAATGCTGTGGAAGAGGAAGGCCTGACAGAGGAAGAAATTAATGCTTTTTATCAGGAG TACATGAAACTGAAGCCATCCTTGAAGGTTTACAAAGGTGTCCAGCCAAAGTGTTTGATGCTGCCTGAGTTGCACTTTGCTACTAATCCTGGAACTGCCTCTTCTAATTCGACTTCATCTGAATCTGATGCTTGA